The DNA region CTGACATAACTGAAGAAAAATATGActgcaaagagatgcaaaatgactaaaaagacagaaaaaactataaagagacaaaaacaaccacaaagaaacaaagaaatcacTACAAAGTGATTCAAAACAACTATCAAGAGACTCAAAGTgaactcaaagagacacaacatgacttcaaagacacaaaagttaaccacaaagacacaaaatgaccacaaaaagacaccaaacaactatagaaaaacacaaaatcactacaaagtgacacaaaacaactatcAAGAGACAAAGTGACCTCAAAGAGAAGCAAAAGGactacaaagacaaaaaaacaactatcgagagacataaaataactaaaaagaggaacaaaatgCTCACAAAGTGTcacaaaacaactataaagagacaaaaactacatagaaacacaaaatcactacaaagtgacacaaagtgacatcaaagagacacaaagaaatgcaaaatgactacaaagtgacacaaaataactaaagagacataaaatgactacaaaagacaccaaacaactacaaagaatCACTAAATCactaaaaagagacagaaaactattGCAAAGTGAcactaaatgacaaaacaatacaCCTAAGAGACTTAACTGAGCCGAGGTGGCTGTCTCCCCCCCTCAGGGACCACTTCAGTCCAGAAAACATTACAGGTTTACTAATAGACGAGCGGAGAAAGCAGGAGAGCAGCCATGTTTCCTCCTCTGACATAACTGAAGAACAATATGTTTCAAACAGATTCAGATTctagaaaaaaagaggcaacTTTTCAGTCTCATTTCAATATAATTCTTTATGTGAATCATCTGATTTTTGCTACATAAAGCAGCTCATAAACAGGATAATATGTTCTTTATCTATTGTTTTAGTATAAAGAATAACTTATAATCACAGCATTTAAAATAGCTAAGAATCTGATCAGAGAAAAAGGTCCTGAAGAAACCTCagaataaagcattttatataaaacacatcttttaaaaaaatattcattttacttGTCACAGCAGGTTTTCTTTTATATGATGTTGGATTGTTGCAGGTGAGTCATTCAATATAGCTGCTTGTTTTCTACATTTGACCTGTTTTTAAGAACATTTGATGGACACAGAGCGACTTCttttacacataaaacatatttacatcatTCTTTAAAGCGGTTGATCGAGTGCCGTCGGTTCTACATCCTTCAGTTCCTTTAAACGTACTCTGAGCGTTTCCTGAAGGTCACGTCCGTGTTCATCACCTGGTATCTGCGCTGCAGGGCCGGAGAAGGCTCCACGGTGGAGCACCAGCAGGAGGAGACCAGGAGGAGCCCGGCCACCATGAGGAGGAACCCTCCGGCCCAGCCGCAGAACAGGGCATCACCGAACTCCCACCGCGGAACCACGTCGGGCACCTTGTCGTCGAAGAAGTGCACCACGGCCAGGTGGGCCATGTAGGACACGGGGAtcagacacagcaccccggaGATGATCCCCAGCAGGCCTCCCGTCACTATCAGAGTCCTCTTGGTCCTGGAGCCGCCGCCGTCTCCACAGCTGTGGACCAGGTGGAGCCCCGGCACCGCCACCAGCAtccccactgctcccactaccAGGGAGGCGCACATGAGGAGGCGGGCCAGCTTGAGGTCTCCGGAGAGGCCCAGCAGGCTGTCGTAGGCCCGGCACTCCATGCCGCCGATGTCCTGGACCACGCAGGTCTCCCACAGGCCCAGCTCGTAGCTCTCCACGGGCAGCAGCGCCGTGGACATGGTGAGCCACTGGGGCAGGATGGTGGTGGCCAGAGCACAGAGCCAGGCACCGACGTAGACCAGCATCCCCAGCATCTCCAGAGCCCAACCAGAAGAGTCCATGTTCTGTCTTTAGACCTCCACgcttcacttcttcttcttcttcttcttcttcttcttcttcttcttcttcttctggctGCTCTTCAGGTGGAGAGGCTCCGTCCAAACAGCCGAGCTCGTTCAGAAAAACAGTTCCCACTCGGA from Anoplopoma fimbria isolate UVic2021 breed Golden Eagle Sablefish chromosome 8, Afim_UVic_2022, whole genome shotgun sequence includes:
- the LOC129095102 gene encoding putative claudin-24 translates to MDSSGWALEMLGMLVYVGAWLCALATTILPQWLTMSTALLPVESYELGLWETCVVQDIGGMECRAYDSLLGLSGDLKLARLLMCASLVVGAVGMLVAVPGLHLVHSCGDGGGSRTKRTLIVTGGLLGIISGVLCLIPVSYMAHLAVVHFFDDKVPDVVPRWEFGDALFCGWAGGFLLMVAGLLLVSSCWCSTVEPSPALQRRYQVMNTDVTFRKRSEYV